In Natronococcus occultus SP4, the following proteins share a genomic window:
- a CDS encoding beta propeller repeat protein: protein MAANTGPSGFGAFFQQYTKTWMHAVATAGLTAFGLLTFVHRGFVLLALACYIVPPIVLYISRRGDDTTGSSMSPTDAALADSDDERGDPETRSAPESGADSLGPPPAEPESRAESSGRDGRESLEETSTADREPEPEPEPEPEPEPEAESKSAPSSEPTAGAEPSTESTDTAASGAKGDEPAGDGEAEPATEDATPASEPHDADEPETEPEWRHADAPTDAALLDAAVADSSAVAVGEDGVVVTRDGEEWTVVLEDGPAAQGQTLSGVDVTDDGGAAWVAGDGGAVGRLDLASGRHTDYSAPDDRTDNLAGIAVAGGANEETILAINGSGEVLRGRYRDGDCSWDEPATPGSGSSLSDVVLGGEDGFCCDTNDGVFATEDGGRSFERIGIEDADGTPAGIAAGEGESGTCHLCTDGGVVHRYDGSRWTPERVCEDALGGIVRAGERLAVCTAGGAIHERDDPTAGWERADVDAPAGLEAIALGDGLGVAVGGEGTVIERR, encoded by the coding sequence ATGGCGGCAAACACGGGACCCAGCGGTTTCGGCGCGTTCTTCCAGCAGTACACGAAGACGTGGATGCACGCCGTCGCGACGGCCGGGCTGACTGCGTTCGGGCTGCTCACGTTCGTCCACCGTGGATTCGTCCTCCTTGCGCTTGCCTGTTATATCGTTCCGCCGATCGTCCTCTACATCTCGCGGCGAGGCGACGACACGACCGGGAGCTCGATGTCGCCGACCGACGCGGCGCTCGCGGATTCGGACGACGAGCGAGGCGACCCCGAGACACGGTCCGCTCCGGAGTCGGGAGCCGACTCCCTCGGTCCGCCGCCGGCAGAGCCGGAATCGCGAGCCGAGTCCTCGGGTCGGGACGGACGGGAGTCGCTCGAGGAGACGTCGACGGCCGACCGCGAACCAGAACCAGAACCAGAACCAGAACCAGAGCCCGAACCCGAGGCGGAGTCGAAGTCGGCCCCCTCGAGCGAGCCGACAGCCGGCGCCGAACCGTCGACCGAGTCGACGGATACAGCTGCGTCGGGTGCCAAAGGAGACGAGCCGGCTGGCGATGGCGAGGCCGAACCAGCGACCGAGGACGCCACACCGGCGTCCGAACCGCACGACGCTGACGAGCCGGAGACCGAACCCGAGTGGCGACACGCGGACGCGCCCACCGACGCGGCACTGCTCGACGCCGCGGTCGCAGACTCGAGCGCCGTCGCCGTCGGCGAGGACGGCGTCGTCGTCACGCGGGATGGCGAGGAGTGGACCGTCGTCCTCGAGGACGGCCCGGCAGCTCAGGGCCAGACCCTGTCGGGGGTCGACGTAACCGACGACGGCGGGGCCGCCTGGGTCGCCGGCGACGGCGGCGCAGTCGGCCGACTCGACCTCGCCTCGGGCCGCCACACCGACTACTCGGCGCCCGACGATCGAACCGATAACTTGGCCGGAATCGCCGTCGCGGGCGGTGCGAACGAGGAGACGATTCTGGCGATCAACGGCTCCGGCGAGGTGTTGCGCGGCCGATACCGCGACGGCGACTGCAGCTGGGACGAGCCCGCGACGCCGGGAAGCGGCTCGAGCCTGAGTGACGTCGTCCTCGGTGGCGAGGACGGCTTCTGCTGTGACACGAACGACGGCGTCTTCGCGACCGAGGACGGCGGTCGGAGCTTCGAGCGGATCGGGATCGAGGACGCGGACGGCACCCCCGCCGGGATCGCCGCGGGCGAGGGCGAAAGCGGGACCTGTCACCTCTGTACCGACGGCGGCGTCGTCCACCGCTACGACGGCTCGCGGTGGACTCCCGAGCGAGTCTGCGAGGACGCGCTGGGGGGGATCGTCCGGGCGGGAGAGCGACTCGCGGTGTGTACCGCGGGGGGAGCGATCCACGAGCGCGACGACCCGACGGCCGGCTGGGAGCGAGCCGACGTCGACGCGCCCGCAGGACTGGAGGCGATCGCGCTCGGCGACGGCCTGGGCGTCGCCGTCGGCGGCGAGGGGACAGTGATCGAGCGGCGGTGA